A stretch of the Orcinus orca chromosome 1, mOrcOrc1.1, whole genome shotgun sequence genome encodes the following:
- the MFSD4A gene encoding major facilitator superfamily domain-containing protein 4A isoform X2: MGCDVRVSGLLRRNLQPTLTYWSVFFSFGLCIAFLGPTLLDLRCQTHSSLPQISWVFFSQQLCLLLGSALGGVFKRTLAQSLWALFTSSLAISLVFAAIPFCRDVKVLASVMALAGLAMGCIDTVANMQLVRIYQKDSAVFLQVLHFFVGFGALLSPLIADPFLSEANCLPTNRTANATSGSHLLHASRVLAHHHTGAQPWSNQTLTPQDGAGARVSYAFWIMALINLPVPMAVLYLLSKERLLTCCPQRRPLLLSADELTLETQPPEKEDTSSLPPKFHPGHEDLFRCCQRKNFKGVPSSFFAIHITAALVLFMTDGLTGAYSAFVYSYAVEKPLSVGHKVAGYLPSLFWGFITLGRLISIPISSRVKPATMVFVNVVGVVVTFLVLLVFSYNVVFLFVGTASLGLFLSSTFPSMLAYTEDILQYKVPTQDKALGMESLECYQR, from the exons ATGGGCTGCGACGTCCGCGTGTCAGGGCTGCTCCGCCGCAACCTGCAGCCCACGCTCACCTACTGGAGCGTCTTCTTCAGCTTCGGCCTGTGCATCGCCTTCCTGGGGCCCACGCTGCTGGACCTGCGCTGCCAGACGCACAGCTCGCTGCCCCAGATCTCCTGGGTCTTCTTCTCGCAGCAGCTCTGCCTCCTGCTGGGCAGCGCCCTCGGGGGCGTCTTCAAGAGGAC CCTGGCCCAGTCGTTATGGGCCCTCTTCACCTCTTCTCTGGCCATCTCCCTGGTGTTCGCCGCCATCCCCTTCTGCCGAGACGTGAAGGTGCTGGCCTCAGTCATGGCGCTGGCGGGTCTGGCCATGGGCTGCATCGACACCGTGGCCAACATGCAGCTGGTGAGGATCTACCAGAAGGACTCGGCGGTCTTCCTCCAG gttctccatttctttgtggGCTTTGGTGCACTGCTGAGCCCCCTTATCGCTGACCCCTTTCTGTCTGAGGCCAACTGCTTGCCTACCAATAGAACAGCCAACGCCACCTCCGGCAGCCACCTGCTCCACGCCTCCAGGGTCCTGGCCCACCACCATACTGGGGCCCAGCCTTGGTCCAACCAGACGCTGACCCCGCAGGACGGGGCAGGGGCCCGCGTGTCCTACGCCTTCTGGATCATGGCCCTGATCAAT ctcccggTGCCCATGGCTGTGCTGTATCTGCTGTCCAAAGAGCGGCTGCTGACCTGCTGCCCTCAGAGGAGGCCCCTACTCCTGTCTGCAGATGAGCTCACCCTGGAGACGCAGCCTCCTGAGAAGGAAGACACTTCCTCGCTGCCCCCTAAGTTTCACCCAG GGCACGAGGACCTGTTCCGCTGCTGCCAGAGGAAGAACTTCAAAGGagtcccttcttctttcttcgCCATCCACATCACAGCCGCCCTGGTCCTGTTCATGACTGACGGCTTGACG GGGGCATACTCCGCCTTTGTGTACAGCTATGCAGTAGAGAAACCGCTGTCTGTGGGACACAAGGTGGCCGGTTACCTCCCCAGCCTCTTCTGGGGCTTCATCACTCTGGGTCGGCTCATCTCCATTCCCATCTCCTCAAGAGTGAAGCCAGCTACCATGGTTTTCGTCAATGTG GTCGGCGTGGTGGTGACGTTCCTGGTGCTTCTTGTTTTCTCCTACAATGTCGTCTTCCTGTTCGTGGGAACAGCCAGTCTGGGCCTGTTCCTCAGCAGCACCTTTCCCAGCATGCTGGCCTACACTGAGGACATCCTGCAGTACAAAG TTCCTACCCAGGACAAAGCACTTGGAATGGAAAGCCTGGAGTGCTACCAGAGGTAA
- the MFSD4A gene encoding major facilitator superfamily domain-containing protein 4A isoform X1, which yields MGCDVRVSGLLRRNLQPTLTYWSVFFSFGLCIAFLGPTLLDLRCQTHSSLPQISWVFFSQQLCLLLGSALGGVFKRTLAQSLWALFTSSLAISLVFAAIPFCRDVKVLASVMALAGLAMGCIDTVANMQLVRIYQKDSAVFLQVLHFFVGFGALLSPLIADPFLSEANCLPTNRTANATSGSHLLHASRVLAHHHTGAQPWSNQTLTPQDGAGARVSYAFWIMALINLPVPMAVLYLLSKERLLTCCPQRRPLLLSADELTLETQPPEKEDTSSLPPKFHPGHEDLFRCCQRKNFKGVPSSFFAIHITAALVLFMTDGLTGAYSAFVYSYAVEKPLSVGHKVAGYLPSLFWGFITLGRLISIPISSRVKPATMVFVNVVGVVVTFLVLLVFSYNVVFLFVGTASLGLFLSSTFPSMLAYTEDILQYKGCATTVLVTGAGVGEMALQMLVGSVFQARGSYSFLVCGVIFGGLAFTFYILLLFFHRMHPGLSSVPTQDKALGMESLECYQR from the exons ATGGGCTGCGACGTCCGCGTGTCAGGGCTGCTCCGCCGCAACCTGCAGCCCACGCTCACCTACTGGAGCGTCTTCTTCAGCTTCGGCCTGTGCATCGCCTTCCTGGGGCCCACGCTGCTGGACCTGCGCTGCCAGACGCACAGCTCGCTGCCCCAGATCTCCTGGGTCTTCTTCTCGCAGCAGCTCTGCCTCCTGCTGGGCAGCGCCCTCGGGGGCGTCTTCAAGAGGAC CCTGGCCCAGTCGTTATGGGCCCTCTTCACCTCTTCTCTGGCCATCTCCCTGGTGTTCGCCGCCATCCCCTTCTGCCGAGACGTGAAGGTGCTGGCCTCAGTCATGGCGCTGGCGGGTCTGGCCATGGGCTGCATCGACACCGTGGCCAACATGCAGCTGGTGAGGATCTACCAGAAGGACTCGGCGGTCTTCCTCCAG gttctccatttctttgtggGCTTTGGTGCACTGCTGAGCCCCCTTATCGCTGACCCCTTTCTGTCTGAGGCCAACTGCTTGCCTACCAATAGAACAGCCAACGCCACCTCCGGCAGCCACCTGCTCCACGCCTCCAGGGTCCTGGCCCACCACCATACTGGGGCCCAGCCTTGGTCCAACCAGACGCTGACCCCGCAGGACGGGGCAGGGGCCCGCGTGTCCTACGCCTTCTGGATCATGGCCCTGATCAAT ctcccggTGCCCATGGCTGTGCTGTATCTGCTGTCCAAAGAGCGGCTGCTGACCTGCTGCCCTCAGAGGAGGCCCCTACTCCTGTCTGCAGATGAGCTCACCCTGGAGACGCAGCCTCCTGAGAAGGAAGACACTTCCTCGCTGCCCCCTAAGTTTCACCCAG GGCACGAGGACCTGTTCCGCTGCTGCCAGAGGAAGAACTTCAAAGGagtcccttcttctttcttcgCCATCCACATCACAGCCGCCCTGGTCCTGTTCATGACTGACGGCTTGACG GGGGCATACTCCGCCTTTGTGTACAGCTATGCAGTAGAGAAACCGCTGTCTGTGGGACACAAGGTGGCCGGTTACCTCCCCAGCCTCTTCTGGGGCTTCATCACTCTGGGTCGGCTCATCTCCATTCCCATCTCCTCAAGAGTGAAGCCAGCTACCATGGTTTTCGTCAATGTG GTCGGCGTGGTGGTGACGTTCCTGGTGCTTCTTGTTTTCTCCTACAATGTCGTCTTCCTGTTCGTGGGAACAGCCAGTCTGGGCCTGTTCCTCAGCAGCACCTTTCCCAGCATGCTGGCCTACACTGAGGACATCCTGCAGTACAAAG GCTGTGCGACCACAGTGCTGGTAACAGGGGCAGGCGTTGGCGAGATGGCCCTCCAGATGCTGGTTGGCTCG GTATTCCAGGCTCGGGGCAGCTATAGTTTCCTGGTCTGTGGCGTGATCTTTGGTGGCTTGGCTTTTACCTTCTATATCTTGCTCCTGTTTTTCCACAGGATGCACCCTGGACTCTCATCAG TTCCTACCCAGGACAAAGCACTTGGAATGGAAAGCCTGGAGTGCTACCAGAGGTAA